One Drosophila kikkawai strain 14028-0561.14 chromosome 3L, DkikHiC1v2, whole genome shotgun sequence genomic window carries:
- the Abl gene encoding tyrosine-protein kinase Abl isoform X5, with the protein MGAQQGKDRGSHSGGGGGGGVAPVSCIGLSSSSSPVASVSPHCISLSGSGGSNAPLGGGSTLRGSRIKSSSAGHSGNSGGGGGSSSGGAAGGSGGLSQRSGGHKDPRCNPSVGLNIFTEHNGTKHSSFRGHPGKHLEALLQSRPLPHIPAGSTAASLLADAAELQQDSGGVGLQCSSLSGGHSSTTSVFESTHRWTSKENLLAPGPEEDDPQLFVALYDFQAGGENQLSLKKGEQVRILSYNKSGEWCEAHSNSGNVGWVPSNYVTPLNSLEKHSWYHGPISRNAAEYLLSSGINGSFLVRESESSPGQRSISLRYEGRVYHYRISEDSDGKVFVTQEAKFNTLAELVHHHSVPHEGHGLITPLLYPAPKQNKPTVFPLSPEPDEWEICRTDIMMKHKLGGGQYGEVYEAVWKRYGNTVAVKTLKEDTMALKDFLEEAAIMKEMKHPNLVQLIGVCTREPPFYIITEFMSHGNLLDFLRSAGRETLDAVALLYMATQIASGMSYLESRNYIHRDLAARNCLVGDNKLVKVADFGLARLMRDDTYTAHAGAKFPIKWTAPEGLAYNKFSTKSDVWAFGVLLWEIATYGMSPYPGIDLTDVYHKLEKGYRMERPPGCPPEVYDLMRQCWQWDATDRPTFKSIHHALEHMFQESSITEAVEKQLNANATTTTNAASVSSSSAPSTSGIVTGGGATTTTTAASGGASTSSATASLSLTPQMVKKGLPGGQSLTPNAHHNDPHQLQASTPMSETGSSSTKLTTFSSQGKGNVQMRRTTNKQGKQAPAPPKRTSLLSSSRDSTYREEDPTSARCNYIDDLSTNGIHKLKTSNYFSQTLSRNFKTQIPKHQHNNNTQQQIRTQQQPLLQQQQQQSVQQQQSVAQQQQHQQQLQQKQQYSIKKSSSCSSFLYDILFRGLARDINSLTQRYDSETDPTADPDTDATGDSLEQSLSQVAVASPASNKMQHSLHGGGGGIGPRSSQQHSSFKRPTPAPVMGNRGLETRQSKRSQQGLPTPPSPAPAHPHPHGASNNGSAHPITVGSLDVMNVKRVVNRYGTLPKVQRIGAYLDSLEDSSEPAAPAVAPVTPTPANGHATPPSSRVNPKVSPIPPQQMIRSNSSGGVTMQNNAAASLNKLQRHRTTTEGTMMTFSSFRAGGSSSSPKRSGSGVASNVQPALANLEFPPPPLDLPPPPEEFEGGAPPPPPPAAESAVQAIQQHLHAQLQPNNGNLNGNSNGNNNNDSSHNDVSNTAPSVEEASSRFGVSLRKREPSTDSCSSLGSPPEDLKEKLITEIKAAGKESAAPLANGCSSGITAVDPVSLLVTELAESMNLPKQQQQKLTNGNGQTGGFKPQLKKVETKKMSPPTAKAEPASNIIDFKAHLRRVDKEKEPPAPAQPAPNAANNANNCNASTGTLNRKDDNNKKYAQAMQKTEIKIDVTNSNVTEAETSAAAGEGDLGKRRSTDDEEQPHHEGSSTGGTGVGAPDMTQSLYEHKPQIQQKPAVPHKPTKLTIYATPIGKLAEPTGSGSTSTQISRESILELVGLLEGSLKHPVNAIAGSQWLQLSDKLNILQNSCVIFAENGAMAPHSKFQFRELVTRVEAQSQHLRSAGSKNVQDNERLVAEVGQSLRQISNALNR; encoded by the exons GTACGAAGCACAGCTCTTTTCGCGGCCATCCAGGCAAACACTTAG AGGCCCTGCTGCAGTCGCGTCCATTACCTCACATTCCGGCCGGAAGCACAGCGGCCTCTCTTCTGGCGGATGCGGCAGAGCTCCAGCAGGATTCCGGCGGAGTTGGTCTCCAGTGCTCCTCGCTGAGCGGTGGCCACAGCTCAACCACATCGGTGTTCGAGTCCACGCATAGATGGACCTCTAAGGAGAACCTGCTGGCACCCGGCCCCGAAGAGGATGATCCCCAGCTGTTTGTGGCCCTATACGACTTCCAGGCCGGTGGCGAGAACCAGCTGAGCCTAAAGAAGGGCGAGCAAGTGCGCATACTCAGTTACAACAAGTCGGGCGAATGGTGCGAGGCGCACTCGAACTCGGGCAACGTGGGCTGGGTGCCCTCCAACTATGTGACGCCGCTCAATTCGCTGGAGAAGCACTCGTGGTACCATGGACCCATCTCCCGCAATGCTGCCGAATATCTGCTGAGCTCCGGGATTAATGGCAGCTTCCTGGTGCGTGAGAGTGAGAGTTCGCCGGGTCAGAGGAGCATTAGCCTGCG CTATGAGGGTCGTGTCTATCACTATCGCATCTCGGAGGATTCCGACGGCAAGGTCTTTGTCACCCAGGAGGCAAAATTCAACACCCTAGCAGAGCTAGTGCATCATCACAGTGTGCCACACGAGGGTCATGGCCTGATCACACCGCTTCTGTATCCAGCGCCCAAGCAGAACAAGCCCACCGTCTTCCCGCTGAGTCCCGAGCCTGATGAGTGGGAGATCTGCCGGACGGACATTATGATGAAGCACAAGCTGGGTGGCGGGCAATATGGCGAGGTCTACGAGGCGGTGTGGAAGCGTTACGGCAATACAGTGGCTGTCAAGACCCTGAAAGAGGATACCATGGCCTTGAAGGACTTCCTGGAAGAGGCTGCCATCATGAAGGAGATGAAGCACCCCAATTTGGTGCAATTAATAG GTGTTTGCACCCGTGAGCCACCTTTCTACATCATCACCGAGTTCATGTCGCACGGCAATCTGCTGGACTTTTTGCGCTCCGCCGGCCGCGAAACCCTCGATGCGGTGGCGCTGCTCTACATGGCCACGCAGATAGCCTCCGGAATGAGCTACCTGGAGTCGCGCAACTATATCCACCGGGACTTGGCTGCCCGCAATTGTTTGGTGGGCGACAATAAGCTCGTCAAAGTGGCAGACTTTGGACTGGCACGCCTGATGCGCGATGATACGTATACGGCGCATGCCGGTGCCAAATTCCCCATCAAGTGGACAGCGCCAGAGGGATTGGCGTACAACAAGTTCAGCACCAAGTCGGACGTGTGGGCGTTCGGGGTGCTGCTGTGGGAGATTGCCACGTATGGGATGTCGCCGTATCCGGGCATCGACCTGACCGACGTTTATCACAAGCTGGAGAAGGGATATCGCATGGAGAGGCCGCCTGGTTGTCCCCCGGAGGTGTACGATCTGATGCGCCAATGCTGGCAGTGGGATGCCACCGACAGGCCCACATTCAAGAGCATACACCATGCGCTGGAGCACATGTTTCAG GAATCGTCCATCACCGAAGCGGTGGAGAAGCAGCTGAACGCCaatgccaccaccaccaccaacgcAGCCAGCGTGAGCAGCAGCTCCGCACCGAGCACATCGGGTATAGTCACTGGCGGAGGAGCCACCACCACAACGACGGCGGCCAGCGGCGGTGCCTCAACATCCTCCGCCACCGCATCGCTTAGTCTCACCCCGCAGATGGTGAAGAAGGGTCTGCCCGGCGGCCAGTCTCTCACGCCGAATGCCCACCACAACGATCCGCACCAGCTGCAAGCCAGCACGCCCATGTCAG AAACCGGCTCCAGTTCCACCAAGCTGACCACCTTCTCCAGTCAGGGCAAAGGCAATGTCCAGATGCGGAGGACCACCAACAAGCAGGGCAAGCAGGCGCCGGCTCCGCCCAAGCGAACCAG CCTCCTTTCGAGCAGTCGAGACTCGACATATCGCGAGGAGGACCCGACCAGCGCTCGTTGCAACTACATCGACGACCTCAGCACGAATGGTATACACAAATTGAAAACTAGCAATTATTTCAGCCAGACCCTTTCTAGAAATTTCAAGACACAAATTCCAAAACACcaacacaacaacaatacacaacaacaaatacgaacacaacaacaaccattactccaacaacaacaacaacagtccgtacagcaacagcaatccgtagcacagcaacaacaacatcaacaacaactacaacagaAACAACAGTATTCCATTAAGAAATCGTCCTCGTGCAGTAGTTTCCTTTACGACATCTTATTTCGAG GCTTGGCCCGGGACATCAACAGTTTGACGCAGCGTTACGACTCGGAAACAGATCCAACCGCCGATCCTGATACCGATGCCACCGGCGACAGCCTGGAGCAGAGCCTGAGCCAAGTGGCCGTCGCCTCGCCGGCCAGCAACAAGATGCAACACTCGCTTcacggaggcggaggaggcaTTGGTCCACGATCGTCGCAGCAGCACAGCTCCTTCAAGCGTCCAACTCCGGCGCCCGTGATGGGCAATCGGGGTCTGGAGACCCGCCAGAGCAAACGCTCCCAGCAGGGGCTACCAACGCCACCGTCACCGGCACCAGcccatccacatccacatggGGCCAGCAATAATGGCAGTGCTCACCCCATCACCGTGGGCTCCCTGGATGTGATGAATGTGAAGAGAGTGGTGAATCGCTATGGAACCCTGCCCAAAGTGCAAAGGATCGGAGCCTATCTGGATAGCTTGGAAGATAGCAGTGAGCCTGCAGCTCCGGCAGTTGCTCCGGTTACTCCCACGCCGGCCAACGGTCATGCCACACCACCTTCAAGCCGGGTTAATCCCAAGGTCAGTCCAATTCCGCCGCAACAAATGATCCGGAGCAACTCCTCGGGCGGTGTGACCATGCAGAACAATGCAGCGGCCAGCTTAAACAAGCTGCAGCGCCACCGCACCACCACCGAGGGCACCATGATGACGTTCTCCTCTTTCCGTGCCGGCGGCTCCAGCAGTTCACCCAAAAGGAGTGGTTCCGGAGTTGCCAGCAACGTTCAGCCAGCTTTGGCCAATCTAGAGTTTCCTCCTCCACCGCTGGatttgccgccgccgcccgaGGAATTTGAGGGCGGGGctccaccaccgccaccgccggcGGCCGAGAGTGCCGTGCAGGCAATCCAGCAGCATCTGCATGCCCAGCTTCAACCAAACAATGGGAATCTCAATGGGAATAGCAatggcaacaataacaacgacAGCAGCCACAACGATGTGAGCAATACGGCGCCAAGTGTAGAGGAGGCCAGCTCCCGGTTTGGAGTGTCTCTAAGAAAGCGAGAACCATCCACAGACTCGTGCAGTTCGCTGGGCAGTCCGCCAGAGGATCTCAAGGAGAAGCTCATAACCGAAATCAAGGCAGCCGGCAAGGAAAGTGCTGCTCCTCTAGCAAATGGCTGCAGTTCCGGTATCACAGCTGTGGATCCCGTCTCCCTGCTGGTCACAGAGCTAGCCGAGAGCATGAATCTccccaagcagcagcagcagaagctaACCAATGGCAATGGTCAAACCGGTGGCTTTAAGCCGCAGCTCAAGAAAGTTGAAACCAAAAAGATGAGCCCGCCCACGGCCAAGGCGGAGCCAGCCAGCAATATCATTGACTTCAAGGCCCATCTGCGTCGCGTGGACAAGGAGAAGGAGCCGCCGGCGCCAGCACAACCAGCTCCAAATGCGGCCAACAATGCCAACAACTGCAACGCCTCCACGGGCACGCTCAATCGGAAGGATGACAATAACAAGAAGTATGCCCAGGCCATGCAAAAGACTGAAATCAAAATCGACGTGACCAACTCGAATGTGACGGAGGCGGAAACGTCAGCGGCGGCGGGCGAGGGCGATCTCGGCAAGCGACGAAGCACAG ATGACGAGGAGCAACCGCACCACGAGGGTTCCTCAACTGGCGGCACCGGCGTTGGAGCCCCGGACATGACCCAATCGCTGTATGAGCACAAGCCACAGATCCAGCAGAAGCCGGCGGTGCCGCACAAGCCCACCAAGCTGACGATCTACGCCACACCCATTGGCAAGCTTGCCGAGCCAACTGGCTCCGGTTCGACGTCCACGCAGATCTCCAGGGAGAGCATCTTGGAATTGGTAGGACTCCTAGAGGGTTCGCTCAAGCATCCGGTGAATGCCATCGCCGGCTCCCAGTGGCTGCAGCTGAGCGACAAGCTCAACATCTTGCAGAACTCGTGCGTTATCTTTGCGGAGAATGGAGCCATGGCGCCGCACTCGAAGTTCCAGTTCCGGGAGTTGGTCACCCGCGTGGAGGCACAGTCGCAGCACTTGCGCTCCGCCGGCAGCAAGAATGTCCAGGACAACGAACGCCTGGTGGCCGAGGTGGGCCAGTCGCTGCGCCAGATCTCCAATGCCCTCAACAGGTAA
- the Abl gene encoding tyrosine-protein kinase Abl isoform X7, whose protein sequence is MGAQQGKDRGSHSGGGGGGGVAPVSCIGLSSSSSPVASVSPHCISLSGSGGSNAPLGGGSTLRGSRIKSSSAGHSGNSGGGGGSSSGGAAGGSGGLSQRSGGHKDPRCNPSVGLNIFTEHNGTKHSSFRGHPGKHLEALLQSRPLPHIPAGSTAASLLADAAELQQDSGGVGLQCSSLSGGHSSTTSVFESTHRWTSKENLLAPGPEEDDPQLFVALYDFQAGGENQLSLKKGEQVRILSYNKSGEWCEAHSNSGNVGWVPSNYVTPLNSLEKHSWYHGPISRNAAEYLLSSGINGSFLVRESESSPGQRSISLRYEGRVYHYRISEDSDGKVFVTQEAKFNTLAELVHHHSVPHEGHGLITPLLYPAPKQNKPTVFPLSPEPDEWEICRTDIMMKHKLGGGQYGEVYEAVWKRYGNTVAVKTLKEDTMALKDFLEEAAIMKEMKHPNLVQLIGVCTREPPFYIITEFMSHGNLLDFLRSAGRETLDAVALLYMATQIASGMSYLESRNYIHRDLAARNCLVGDNKLVKVADFGLARLMRDDTYTAHAGAKFPIKWTAPEGLAYNKFSTKSDVWAFGVLLWEIATYGMSPYPGIDLTDVYHKLEKGYRMERPPGCPPEVYDLMRQCWQWDATDRPTFKSIHHALEHMFQESSITEAVEKQLNANATTTTNAASVSSSSAPSTSGIVTGGGATTTTTAASGGASTSSATASLSLTPQMVKKGLPGGQSLTPNAHHNDPHQLQASTPMSETGSSSTKLTTFSSQGKGNVQMRRTTNKQGKQAPAPPKRTSLLSSSRDSTYREEDPTSARCNYIDDLSTNGLARDINSLTQRYDSETDPTADPDTDATGDSLEQSLSQVAVASPASNKMQHSLHGGGGGIGPRSSQQHSSFKRPTPAPVMGNRGLETRQSKRSQQGLPTPPSPAPAHPHPHGASNNGSAHPITVGSLDVMNVKRVVNRYGTLPKVQRIGAYLDSLEDSSEPAAPAVAPVTPTPANGHATPPSSRVNPKVSPIPPQQMIRSNSSGGVTMQNNAAASLNKLQRHRTTTEGTMMTFSSFRAGGSSSSPKRSGSGVASNVQPALANLEFPPPPLDLPPPPEEFEGGAPPPPPPAAESAVQAIQQHLHAQLQPNNGNLNGNSNGNNNNDSSHNDVSNTAPSVEEASSRFGVSLRKREPSTDSCSSLGSPPEDLKEKLITEIKAAGKESAAPLANGCSSGITAVDPVSLLVTELAESMNLPKQQQQKLTNGNGQTGGFKPQLKKVETKKMSPPTAKAEPASNIIDFKAHLRRVDKEKEPPAPAQPAPNAANNANNCNASTGTLNRKDDNNKKYAQAMQKTEIKIDVTNSNVTEAETSAAAGEGDLGKRRSTDDEEQPHHEGSSTGGTGVGAPDMTQSLYEHKPQIQQKPAVPHKPTKLTIYATPIGKLAEPTGSGSTSTQISRESILELVGLLEGSLKHPVNAIAGSQWLQLSDKLNILQNSCVIFAENGAMAPHSKFQFRELVTRVEAQSQHLRSAGSKNVQDNERLVAEVGQSLRQISNALNR, encoded by the exons GTACGAAGCACAGCTCTTTTCGCGGCCATCCAGGCAAACACTTAG AGGCCCTGCTGCAGTCGCGTCCATTACCTCACATTCCGGCCGGAAGCACAGCGGCCTCTCTTCTGGCGGATGCGGCAGAGCTCCAGCAGGATTCCGGCGGAGTTGGTCTCCAGTGCTCCTCGCTGAGCGGTGGCCACAGCTCAACCACATCGGTGTTCGAGTCCACGCATAGATGGACCTCTAAGGAGAACCTGCTGGCACCCGGCCCCGAAGAGGATGATCCCCAGCTGTTTGTGGCCCTATACGACTTCCAGGCCGGTGGCGAGAACCAGCTGAGCCTAAAGAAGGGCGAGCAAGTGCGCATACTCAGTTACAACAAGTCGGGCGAATGGTGCGAGGCGCACTCGAACTCGGGCAACGTGGGCTGGGTGCCCTCCAACTATGTGACGCCGCTCAATTCGCTGGAGAAGCACTCGTGGTACCATGGACCCATCTCCCGCAATGCTGCCGAATATCTGCTGAGCTCCGGGATTAATGGCAGCTTCCTGGTGCGTGAGAGTGAGAGTTCGCCGGGTCAGAGGAGCATTAGCCTGCG CTATGAGGGTCGTGTCTATCACTATCGCATCTCGGAGGATTCCGACGGCAAGGTCTTTGTCACCCAGGAGGCAAAATTCAACACCCTAGCAGAGCTAGTGCATCATCACAGTGTGCCACACGAGGGTCATGGCCTGATCACACCGCTTCTGTATCCAGCGCCCAAGCAGAACAAGCCCACCGTCTTCCCGCTGAGTCCCGAGCCTGATGAGTGGGAGATCTGCCGGACGGACATTATGATGAAGCACAAGCTGGGTGGCGGGCAATATGGCGAGGTCTACGAGGCGGTGTGGAAGCGTTACGGCAATACAGTGGCTGTCAAGACCCTGAAAGAGGATACCATGGCCTTGAAGGACTTCCTGGAAGAGGCTGCCATCATGAAGGAGATGAAGCACCCCAATTTGGTGCAATTAATAG GTGTTTGCACCCGTGAGCCACCTTTCTACATCATCACCGAGTTCATGTCGCACGGCAATCTGCTGGACTTTTTGCGCTCCGCCGGCCGCGAAACCCTCGATGCGGTGGCGCTGCTCTACATGGCCACGCAGATAGCCTCCGGAATGAGCTACCTGGAGTCGCGCAACTATATCCACCGGGACTTGGCTGCCCGCAATTGTTTGGTGGGCGACAATAAGCTCGTCAAAGTGGCAGACTTTGGACTGGCACGCCTGATGCGCGATGATACGTATACGGCGCATGCCGGTGCCAAATTCCCCATCAAGTGGACAGCGCCAGAGGGATTGGCGTACAACAAGTTCAGCACCAAGTCGGACGTGTGGGCGTTCGGGGTGCTGCTGTGGGAGATTGCCACGTATGGGATGTCGCCGTATCCGGGCATCGACCTGACCGACGTTTATCACAAGCTGGAGAAGGGATATCGCATGGAGAGGCCGCCTGGTTGTCCCCCGGAGGTGTACGATCTGATGCGCCAATGCTGGCAGTGGGATGCCACCGACAGGCCCACATTCAAGAGCATACACCATGCGCTGGAGCACATGTTTCAG GAATCGTCCATCACCGAAGCGGTGGAGAAGCAGCTGAACGCCaatgccaccaccaccaccaacgcAGCCAGCGTGAGCAGCAGCTCCGCACCGAGCACATCGGGTATAGTCACTGGCGGAGGAGCCACCACCACAACGACGGCGGCCAGCGGCGGTGCCTCAACATCCTCCGCCACCGCATCGCTTAGTCTCACCCCGCAGATGGTGAAGAAGGGTCTGCCCGGCGGCCAGTCTCTCACGCCGAATGCCCACCACAACGATCCGCACCAGCTGCAAGCCAGCACGCCCATGTCAG AAACCGGCTCCAGTTCCACCAAGCTGACCACCTTCTCCAGTCAGGGCAAAGGCAATGTCCAGATGCGGAGGACCACCAACAAGCAGGGCAAGCAGGCGCCGGCTCCGCCCAAGCGAACCAG CCTCCTTTCGAGCAGTCGAGACTCGACATATCGCGAGGAGGACCCGACCAGCGCTCGTTGCAACTACATCGACGACCTCAGCACGAATG GCTTGGCCCGGGACATCAACAGTTTGACGCAGCGTTACGACTCGGAAACAGATCCAACCGCCGATCCTGATACCGATGCCACCGGCGACAGCCTGGAGCAGAGCCTGAGCCAAGTGGCCGTCGCCTCGCCGGCCAGCAACAAGATGCAACACTCGCTTcacggaggcggaggaggcaTTGGTCCACGATCGTCGCAGCAGCACAGCTCCTTCAAGCGTCCAACTCCGGCGCCCGTGATGGGCAATCGGGGTCTGGAGACCCGCCAGAGCAAACGCTCCCAGCAGGGGCTACCAACGCCACCGTCACCGGCACCAGcccatccacatccacatggGGCCAGCAATAATGGCAGTGCTCACCCCATCACCGTGGGCTCCCTGGATGTGATGAATGTGAAGAGAGTGGTGAATCGCTATGGAACCCTGCCCAAAGTGCAAAGGATCGGAGCCTATCTGGATAGCTTGGAAGATAGCAGTGAGCCTGCAGCTCCGGCAGTTGCTCCGGTTACTCCCACGCCGGCCAACGGTCATGCCACACCACCTTCAAGCCGGGTTAATCCCAAGGTCAGTCCAATTCCGCCGCAACAAATGATCCGGAGCAACTCCTCGGGCGGTGTGACCATGCAGAACAATGCAGCGGCCAGCTTAAACAAGCTGCAGCGCCACCGCACCACCACCGAGGGCACCATGATGACGTTCTCCTCTTTCCGTGCCGGCGGCTCCAGCAGTTCACCCAAAAGGAGTGGTTCCGGAGTTGCCAGCAACGTTCAGCCAGCTTTGGCCAATCTAGAGTTTCCTCCTCCACCGCTGGatttgccgccgccgcccgaGGAATTTGAGGGCGGGGctccaccaccgccaccgccggcGGCCGAGAGTGCCGTGCAGGCAATCCAGCAGCATCTGCATGCCCAGCTTCAACCAAACAATGGGAATCTCAATGGGAATAGCAatggcaacaataacaacgacAGCAGCCACAACGATGTGAGCAATACGGCGCCAAGTGTAGAGGAGGCCAGCTCCCGGTTTGGAGTGTCTCTAAGAAAGCGAGAACCATCCACAGACTCGTGCAGTTCGCTGGGCAGTCCGCCAGAGGATCTCAAGGAGAAGCTCATAACCGAAATCAAGGCAGCCGGCAAGGAAAGTGCTGCTCCTCTAGCAAATGGCTGCAGTTCCGGTATCACAGCTGTGGATCCCGTCTCCCTGCTGGTCACAGAGCTAGCCGAGAGCATGAATCTccccaagcagcagcagcagaagctaACCAATGGCAATGGTCAAACCGGTGGCTTTAAGCCGCAGCTCAAGAAAGTTGAAACCAAAAAGATGAGCCCGCCCACGGCCAAGGCGGAGCCAGCCAGCAATATCATTGACTTCAAGGCCCATCTGCGTCGCGTGGACAAGGAGAAGGAGCCGCCGGCGCCAGCACAACCAGCTCCAAATGCGGCCAACAATGCCAACAACTGCAACGCCTCCACGGGCACGCTCAATCGGAAGGATGACAATAACAAGAAGTATGCCCAGGCCATGCAAAAGACTGAAATCAAAATCGACGTGACCAACTCGAATGTGACGGAGGCGGAAACGTCAGCGGCGGCGGGCGAGGGCGATCTCGGCAAGCGACGAAGCACAG ATGACGAGGAGCAACCGCACCACGAGGGTTCCTCAACTGGCGGCACCGGCGTTGGAGCCCCGGACATGACCCAATCGCTGTATGAGCACAAGCCACAGATCCAGCAGAAGCCGGCGGTGCCGCACAAGCCCACCAAGCTGACGATCTACGCCACACCCATTGGCAAGCTTGCCGAGCCAACTGGCTCCGGTTCGACGTCCACGCAGATCTCCAGGGAGAGCATCTTGGAATTGGTAGGACTCCTAGAGGGTTCGCTCAAGCATCCGGTGAATGCCATCGCCGGCTCCCAGTGGCTGCAGCTGAGCGACAAGCTCAACATCTTGCAGAACTCGTGCGTTATCTTTGCGGAGAATGGAGCCATGGCGCCGCACTCGAAGTTCCAGTTCCGGGAGTTGGTCACCCGCGTGGAGGCACAGTCGCAGCACTTGCGCTCCGCCGGCAGCAAGAATGTCCAGGACAACGAACGCCTGGTGGCCGAGGTGGGCCAGTCGCTGCGCCAGATCTCCAATGCCCTCAACAGGTAA